The following are from one region of the Coffea eugenioides isolate CCC68of chromosome 2, Ceug_1.0, whole genome shotgun sequence genome:
- the LOC113761137 gene encoding beta-xylosidase/alpha-L-arabinofuranosidase 2-like, which yields MASQYAKHSVLLCFRIVFSCFFLPQIFLFNARLASAQTPAYACASGNYTFCDTSLDVKIRVDDLVKMLTLQEKVANLVDGAAGVSRLGIPKYEWWSEILHGVSNTGPGVHFTSLVPGATSFPQVILTAASFNKSLFEIIGKVVSTEGRAMYNVGLAGLTYWSPNVNIFRDPRWGRGQETPGEDPTLTSNYAAAFVRGLQQRDDGDKDRLKVASCCKHYTAYDLDNWKGIQRYTFNALVTQQDLDDTFQPPFKSCVLDGNVASVMCSYNQVNGKPTCGDPDLLSGIVRGKWNLNGYIVTDCDSLDVIFNNQHYTKTPEETVALTLNAGVDLNCGSFLAKNGESAVNKGLVNESVIDRALTNNFATLMRLGFFDGDPKKQLYGNLGPKDVCTPENQELAREAARQGIVLLKNTAGSLPLSPAVIKSLAVIGPNAQATHTMLGNYEGVPCKYVTPLQGLSASVSTVFQAGCSDVSCATAQVDEAKKIAAAADAVVLVMGSDQSIETEGRDRVNITLPGQQSLLISEVASVSKGPVILVIMSGGGWDVQFAKDSPKITSILWVGFPGEAGGAAIADVIFGLHNPSGRLPMTWYPQSYVDKVSMTDMHMRPDPATGYPGRTYRFYKGQTVYSFGDGLGYSTFTHSLVQAPKVVSVPLEEGHVCRSSSSTCKSIDAVEQSCKNLGFNIQLRVRNVGTMSGSHTVLLFSSPPSVHNAAQKHLLGFQKLHLTPQTEGLVKFNVDVCKHLSMADELGNRKVAVGEHVLHVGDLKHPLTVRI from the exons ATGGCCTCTCAGTATGCAAAACACTCTGTTTTGCTCTGCTTCCGCATTGTTTTCAGCTGCTTCTTTTTGCCCCAAATTTTCTTGTTCAATGCAAGATTGGCTTCTGCTCAGACTCCAGCTTACGCCTGTGCATCGGGGAATTATACGTTCTGCGATACGTCGCTGGACGTGAAAATCAGGGTGGATGATCTAGTCAAGATGCTGACATTGCAGGAGAAGGTTGCAAACTTGGTGGATGGTGCTGCAGGGGTGAGCAGGCTCGGAATACCGAAATATGAATGGTGGTCCGAGATTTTACACGGAGTTTCTAACACTGGTCCGGGAGTTCATTTTACTAGTTTGGTGCCCGGTGCCACCAGCTTCCCTCAAGTTATACTAACTGCAGCTTCTTTCAATAAATCCCTTTTCGAAATCATTGGGAAG GTGGTCTCCACGGAAGGCAGAGCAATGTACAATGTAGGATTAGCAGGGTTGACGTATTGGTCGCCGAATGTGAATATATTTCGCGACCCCAGATGGGGAAGAGGGCAGGAAACACCAGGGGAAGATCCCACGCTCACTAGCAATTACGCAGCAGCTTTTGTTAGAGGTCTACAGCAGAGAGATGACGGTGATAAAGACAGGCTCAAGGTTGCTTCTTGCTGCAAACACTATACTGCCTATGATTTGGATAATTGGAAAGGAATTCAAAGATACACCTTTAATGCCTTG GTTACACAACAAGATTTGGACGATACATTTCAACCTCCATTCAAGAGCTGTGTTCTTGATGGAAATGTTGCTAGTGTCATGTGTTCGTATAACCAAGTAAATGGCAAGCCAACCTGCGGTGATCCAGACCTCCTCTCAGGCATAGTTCGTGGAAAGTGGAACTTGAATGG GTACATAGTTACTGACTGTGACTCTTTAGATGTGATTTTCAACAACCAACACTACACCAAAACGCCAGAAGAGACCGTAGCTCTGACTTTAAATGCAG GGGTGGATCTTAACTGTGGATCATTCCTGGCCAAAAACGGTGAATCTGCTGTAAACAAGGGACTGGTGAATGAATCAGTGATTGACAGAGCTCTCACGAACAATTTTGCCACCTTAATGAGACTTGGGTTCTTTGATGGTGACCCCAAAAAACAACTCTATGGAAATCTAGGACCAAAAGATGTGTGCACCCCGGAAAACCAGGAGCTTGCCCGTGAGGCTGCTAGGCAAGGAATTGTGTTGCTCAAGAACACTGCAGGATCACTGCCTCTATCCCCTGCTGTCATTAAATCCTTAGCTGTTATTGGACCAAATGCTCAAGCAACTCACACCATGCTTGGCAATTATGAAG GTGTTCCGTGTAAATATGTGACGCCATTACAGGGTCTATCAGCCTCAGTCTCAACGGTATTCCAGGCAGGATGTTCCGATGTGTCCTGTGCCACTGCTCAAGTGGACGAAGccaagaaaattgcagcagcaGCTGATGCGGTGGTTCTGGTAATGGGCTCTGATCAATCAATCGAGACGGAGGGCCGAGACAGAGTAAACATCACTCTTCCAGGACAACAGTCGTTGCTAATTTCAGAGGTTGCAAGTGTCTCCAAGGGACCTGTGATCCTGGTTATAATGTCGGGTGGAGGCTGGGATGTACAATTTGCAAAAGATAGCCCCAAAATTACCAGCATTCTCTGGGTTGGTTTCCCCGGGGAAGCAGGTGGAGCTGCAATAGCCGATGTCATATTTGGCCTACATAATCCTA GTGGAAGGCTACCAATGACATGGTATCCCCAATCATATGTTGACAAGGTCAGCATGACAGATATGCACATGAGACCAGACCCTGCCACAGGCTACCCTGGAAGAACATATCGATTTTACAAGGGACAAACTGTTTATTCATTTGGAGATGGATTGGGCTACTCCACATTTACGCACAGCCTAGTTCAGGCACCCAAGGTCGTCTCAGTTCCCCTGGAAGAGGGACATGTTTGTCGTTCGTCGTCGTCGACATGCAAGTCCATTGATGCAGTTGAGCAGAGCTGCAAGAACCTAGGCTTCAATATCCAACTGAGAGTGAGAAATGTGGGGACGATGAGTGGAAGCCATACGGTGTTATTGTTTTCCTCTCCCCCCTCAGTGCACAATGCAGCTCAAAAGCATTTGTTGGGCTTCCAAAAGCTCCATTTGACTCCACAAACAGAAGGCCTGGTGAAATTCAATGTGGACGTTTGCAAGCATTTGAGCATGGCTGATGAGCTAGGGAACAGGAAGGTGGCTGTGGGAGAGCATGTGCTGCATGTAGGAGATTTGAAGCATCCCTTGACTGTGAGGATATAA